A single window of Cellulomonas sp. NTE-D12 DNA harbors:
- a CDS encoding CsbD family protein — protein MGLDDKIRHQAQEAKGKVEQGVGRATDNERLEAEGKKDEAVGELKQEGDRLKDKLS, from the coding sequence ATGGGACTCGACGACAAGATCCGTCACCAGGCCCAGGAGGCCAAGGGCAAGGTTGAGCAGGGCGTCGGTCGGGCGACCGACAACGAGCGCCTCGAGGCCGAGGGCAAGAAGGACGAGGCGGTGGGCGAGCTCAAGCAGGAGGGCGACCGCCTCAAGGACAAGCTGTCCTGA